Genomic window (Burkholderia pyrrocinia):
CGGCCGCCGATACGCAGACGAACATCGAGATCACGAACCTGGCCGGCGGACAATCCGGCGACGCGACGCGCTATCTCGTCTATACGCGCGGCAACGGCGACACGCTCGCGCTGACCCGCAGCGGCGAGAACGACGGCCAGAAGTATCTCGCGACGACGCGCGGGCACTGGTTCTACGTGCCGAACACGCGCAGCGCGGTGCGCATCAACGGAATGCAGCGGCTGCAGGGCGAAGTCGTGATCAGCGACATCACGCGCACGCACTGGGCAGACAGCTACCGCGCGACGGCCGCGCCCGGCACGACGGCGATCGCCGGCAAGCCGGCCACCGAGCTCGACCTGACCGCGACCGATCCCGACAACGTCTATCCGACGATCAAGCTGTGGGTCACGCCCGACAGCGACGTGCCGGTGCGCGCGCAGTTCTTCCTGGCGAGCGGCCTGCTGTTCCGCAGCGCCGATTTCTCCACGCCGGTCGAGGCGAACGGGCGCAAGGTGATCCGCAAGATCACGTACCGCAACGAGATCGAGAAGCAGCGCGCGAGCGTCGTCGACATCCTCGACGGCCAGCCGCGCAAGATTCCGTCGGGCTGGTTCAATCCCGACACGCTTGCCGATGGCCAGTGACAACGAGGCCCGCGCCGATGCCCATCGTGACCGCTTCCGTCCATCGTCCGGCCGCACATGCGCGCCGCGCAGACGCGCCTGGCATCGCGCCGCGCTCGCCTTCCCGCTCGCGCTCGGCTGCACGTTCGCGCATGGAGAATCGCTGATGGACCAGTTGAGCACGCTGAACGGCATCGCGTACGCCCGCTCCGTCGACAGCACGGACGGCCATGCGCTGCTCGGCAACCTGATCGGCGACGAACCGCGCAACCGGCAGGAAGCCGGCCTGCTCGCGCGCATCGACGGCGAAAACCTGTTCATGAACGCGCGCGTCGTCGCGAGCAATCACTCGCTCGGCGCACAGGCGAGCCGCTTCAACGAGGCCGGCGTGCGCTACGCGTTCGACAACGGCATCACGCTCACGGCCGGCAAGCGGATCGACCCGCTCGACACGTCGCAGGCGTTCTTTCCGCTCGGCTTCTTCCAGAAGCGGGCCGCGACGGCGGATATCTACGATCGCTACGGCGACGTCGAAGGCACGCCGCTCGTCGAGGCGAAATGGGCCGGCGAACAGACCACGCTGCAGTTCATCGCCGGCGAGAACCGCACGTTGCGCAACGACGTCGACAACCGCGACGTGCAAGGCGCGACGCAGCTCGTGCGCGGCGCGTACAACTGGTCGGGCGGCTCCGCCGCATTGCTCGCCGGCCGTCACGCGGGCCGCGGCGGCGCAGGCGCAACGTTGTCGTTCGACGTCGCGAGTTCGAACACCGTCTATGCGAGCGCGTGGCTCGAACGCGGCACGACGCGGCCGCTGCCGGCGTTCATCGCGAACGGCACGCCGCTCGATTCGCCGGCCGCCTACGACGCGGTCGATCGCCGCAACGACCGACAAGTCATGTGGCGCAGCGCGGTCGGGATGCAGAGCGCGCTGCCCGGCAACCTGTCGCTGATCGTCGAGTGGTCGCACGACGAGGCGCGTTACGACGCGAACCAGTGGCGCCAGATGGTCGGCGCGGTCCGCGCGAACAACGCGCTGCTGCCGGTCGCGCCCGGCGCCGCGCTCGCCGGCCTCGGCGGCACGGCCGACTTCGTGAGCGCCGACGGCAACCTGCGCGACTACCTGTTCGCGCGGCTCGGCAAGAAGATCGGCCGCGTCGAGTATTCGCTGCGCGGCGTCTACTCGCCGCAGGACAAGGGCCTGCTCGCGATCGCCCAGGTCGTCGCCGACGTGAACCAGCGCGTGAGCGTCGATGTCGCGCTCTCGCACGCATTCTCCGACAGCAATTCCGAGTACCGGATGGTCGGTCTCGGCACCCGCATCGACGCCGCCGTGCGCGTGCGCTTCTGACAGGAACCCTGCCATGTCCACGCTTTCCGTCCCTGCTTCGTCCGCCGGCCCGCTGCTGCCACTGCAGCCGCCGCTGCTGCTGCGCGTGGCCGACCAGGCCGCGTATCCGGTGCTGCGCCACCTCGACACGCTCGGCACGATCGGCACGCCGCCGCGCGCGGCTGCCCGGCTCGTCGAAGCCGCCGCCGTGCGGCTGCTCGACAGCGAGATGGTGATCGCACTGCGCGCCGCCACGCCGGACGTGCTGCCCGATTCGTCCGCATCGACGCCGCTGCAACACGACGAGGCGCCGCTCACCGAAGCGCTGCTCGAACAGATCGGCCGCGAAGGCTTCCACCACCTGTTCAAGCCGTTCATGCGCGCGTTCATCCGCATCATGTTCGGGCTGTTCTTCTCCGACGACCAGAACCGTCGTGCGTGCGACTGCATCGACGCCGGTCACAACTTCGCGTTCCTGATGAGCGACGGCGGCGGCCCGACCCTCGCCGCATGGCGCACGGTCGTCCGCAGCGACGACAGCGGCCTCGCGCTCACCGTCGACAAGGTGTGGGGAATCGAGGCGCACCGCGACTGCATGGCGGTCGTCGCGGCGCGCTTGCCGGGCGTGATGTTCCCGGCCGCGTATCTCGTGTGGCCCGACGAGTATCGAAAACTGAAGCGCGCGACCTGCGGCGCGCCGTTCCTCGCGGGCAACCTGCAGCTGGCGAACGTCGGCGGCCAGGTGCGCGTCAGCGCCGAGGATCGCCTGCGGATCGGCGGCCCGACCGTGTTCAACAAGTACCTGACCGTCGTGCGGCCGTACTTCGTCCGCGCGCTGATGGCGCACGTCGGCTGGCTCGAACGGACCGGCCGCGTCGAACTCGACGCCGACGCGCACGCCGTGCACCGCTTCATCGCGGACGCCGCACGCAGCCAGACCGACGACGCGCACTACAGCTTCGGCAAGGTGCAGCGCGTGCTCGCGATCAAGCTGCTGTCGAACGAGTTCCTGACGGCACTCGTGCGCGACGGCAAGGTTGCGGCGTTCGACGACCAGCGCGACCTGCTGGCGTTTTCGAAGATGGAAGGCAGTTCGTACCGTTGTTATCACGAGCTTCGCAAGAGCCTGCGCTGCGAAGCCGGCAGTTGACCCACGCGACAGGCCGATCGATCCCGATCAACCCACTTCAAACCAAGGAGCTCCTCTCATGACGACCCAGAACGTTCCGGCCGACGCGCTCGACATCCTGTCACGCGAAGTCGCGAAGATCCTCAACGTCGAAACCGTCGATACGGACGCCGGCATCGGCGAACTCGGCATCGATTCGCTGAACATCGTCGAGCTGATCGTGTTCTGCGAACAGCTCTACGGCTCGATCGACCCGGAAGCGCTGAACATCACGCAGTACACGACGCTTCAGCAGCTCGACGCGCAACTGCGCCGCCAGCAGCACGCCGCCTGACACGACGATGCTCGCGCCTCTTGCCCCCGTGGCGGCCGCCGCCGTCCAGCCGGCCCCGGCGACCGCGCTGACCGTGCAGGCGCTCGCGTACCGGCGCGTCGCGCCGTCGCGCGACGGCGCGGCCGTGCCGCTCGACGACACGGCGCACGCGATCGGCACGCTCGCGTGCGCCGAACGCGAGCGGCTGTGCGGCGCGATCGGCGCGGACGACTACGTGGTCAGCTCGACGATCCTGTCGATGCTGCTGATGAACGATTCGCCGCAGCACCGCGTGTTCGCGCAGGCACTCGCCGGCGCGAACGACTACACGCCCGACTGGATGACCTGCTCGTACGAATGCGCGGGCTGGGGCTACGTGCTGCGCCGCACGCTCGCGACCGCGGCCGAGACCGGGCCGCGCACGCTGCTGCTGCAGATCGTCGACATCGACGTGCACGGCTATACGTACTGGCACGGCAACCCTGCATGGGGACGCTCGGGCTTCGGCGTCTGCACGCTGCTCGTCGATGTCGGCCGCGAACCGGCGCAGTCGGTGCTCGCCGACGCCGCGCCGCCGGCCAGCGCGGTCGTGCGGCTGGGCCGCGACATCCGCACCTTCTGCGCGGCGCGCCCCGGCGTGCACGCGGCGCTGCCGTTCTTTCCGGCCACGTCGCGCCGCGCGCTGCTGGCGTCCGTCGGCAAGACGCCACTGCTGCCGGACGGCCACGGTCTGTTCGGTCATGCGTTCGGTAGCGATCCGTGGCTGTCGGTGCTGCTTGCGCACCGCGACGGCGACACGCCGCGCCGCGCGGCCGTCTGCTCGCTCGCGCTGAACGGCTATTACGCGATCGCCGACGTCGCGTTCGCGCCGGATGCGACGTTGTCTCTCGAAGGCGAGGCGTGACATGGTGCGACCCGTTCACTTCACCTACCGGATCGAACGCGATGCGCAGCGGCCCGTCGCGGTCGCGGCGAGCGCGTACCGGATGCCGCTCGACACGCCCGCCGACTATGCGCGCGCCGCGCTGGCCGAAGCGGCCGGCGACACGTACGACGCCGGCGACGCACCCGTCGGCGAACGCCGCGTGCTGCTCGACCACGTCCAGTATTTCGCATTCCTCGCCGAAGCCACCGTGCGGATCCGCGACGCCGTGCATCCGGACGCACGCGTGTTCATCGAAGTCTGCGCGCCGTACTTCGGCGCGCTGCCGGCCGAACTGCTCGCGCCGCACGTGCTGCTCGGCGTGCACCTGTACGACGAAGCGTTGCGCGATGCCGCGCGCGGCACGCCCGTCGTGTGGATCGGCGACCGGATCCTGCGCGATGCGGAGTTCGCCGGCGACAACCGCGTGTGCTGCGCGATCTGGCCCGCGCGGCTCGCCGACGCGTTCGACGCGCAACTGCGCGGGCCGTGGCCGGCGTATGCGATCCGCCTCGTGCCGCATCCGGGCGCGCCGCGCACCGCCGTCACCTTTACCGATTCCGCCCATCATTCCGGCGCCGCCGCGCGGCCGGGGAGACCTTGACATGACTCAAACGCTCACCGTTATGCAGGACACCGCCGATATCCGCTGGTCGATGCCCGTCGACGCGCTGATGTCCAACGACTACGCGCTGCGCGAAGAGGCGCTGAACCGGCTGTACGAAAAGGCGAAGGCATCGCAGTGGGACGTCGCGACCGACGTCGACTGGAGCCACGACCTCGACCCGGCGAATCCGCTCGGCATGCCCGACCCGACGCTGCTGATCTACGGGACCGAGCTGTGGGGCAAGCTGTCCGACACCGACAAGCGCGAGGTGCGCCATCACGCGCAGGGCTGGCTGCTGTCGCAGATCCTGCACGGCGAGCAGGCCGCGCTGATCTGCGCGTCGAAACTCGCGTCCGCCGAGTCCGGCCTGAGCGCACGCCTGTGCGCCGCCGCGCAGATGATGGACGAGGCGCGCCACGTCGAGGCCTACGCGAAGCTCGTCAACGAAAAGCTCGACGTCAGCTACCCGATGAGCCGCTCGCTGAAGGGGCTGCTGCACGACACGATCACGAGCAGCTCGCTCGACATGACGAACCTCGGGATGCAGGTGCTCGTCGAGGGCATCGCGCTGTCGATCTTCCAGAGCGTCGTCGCGTACAGCACCGATCCGTTCATCAAGGACCTGTTCATGCGGATCCAGCGCGACGAATCGCGTCATTTCGCGGTCGGCCGGATCACGCTGTGCCGCGTGTATGCGGAGATGAGCTCGCACGAGCTGCGCGAGCGCGAGCAGTTCGTCTGCGAAGGCGCGGCCGTGCTGTACGAGCACCTGTGCGCGGACGACATCTGGGAACCGATGGGGCTGTCGAAGCGCGAATGCAGCGCGATGGTGCGCGAGTCGCCGGTGTCGAGCTCGATCCGCCGCTCGATCTTCCGGCGCCTCGTGCCGACGATCCGCGAAATGGGCCTGCTCACGCCGACCGTGCAGGCGACCTTCGAAAAACTCGACGTCCTCGACTACGCGGCGATGCCGCTCAACTGACATGACGATGCCCTCCTCCCACGCATCCCGCGACGCCGGCTTCTGGATCGGCATCGACGCGGTGGCCTACGAGCTGCCGGGCCTGCCGGTCGATATCGAGGCCTGGGCCGCCGAACGCGACTACCCGGCGCAGCGGGCCGCGGCGATCGCGCAGTCGGGCAGCCGCTATTTCCACATGGCGCTCGACACGAGCGAGACCGATCTCGCGATCGCCGCGGCCGGCCGCCTGCTCGACACGGCCCGCGTGCATCCGTCCGACATCGGCGCGATCGTGCACGTGCACACGCAGCAGTTCAGCGTGCCGCCCGCGCCGCGCAGCCTGCCGCACGAACTCGCCGCGCATTTCGGCATCGAGCCGCTGTGGCTCGGCTCCGTCGCGCAACTGAACTGCGTGTCGGTGGCGGCCGGGATCGAGACGGTCCGCGCGCTGATGCGCAGCCATCCGCAGCTCGACGCGGCGCTCGTCGTATCGTCCGACCGCGTGTACGGCGAGGATTACCGGATGCGGCAGATGACCGGCGTGCAGTGCGACGGCGCGGCCGCGATGCTGATCGCGCGCAACAGCACGAAGAACCGGCTCGGCGGCATCGCGATCGAGACGCATGCGAAATGGC
Coding sequences:
- a CDS encoding acyl carrier protein — protein: MTTQNVPADALDILSREVAKILNVETVDTDAGIGELGIDSLNIVELIVFCEQLYGSIDPEALNITQYTTLQQLDAQLRRQQHAA
- a CDS encoding ketoacyl-ACP synthase III family protein, translating into MTMPSSHASRDAGFWIGIDAVAYELPGLPVDIEAWAAERDYPAQRAAAIAQSGSRYFHMALDTSETDLAIAAAGRLLDTARVHPSDIGAIVHVHTQQFSVPPAPRSLPHELAAHFGIEPLWLGSVAQLNCVSVAAGIETVRALMRSHPQLDAALVVSSDRVYGEDYRMRQMTGVQCDGAAAMLIARNSTKNRLGGIAIETHAKWHRGSDTVAANEADLIMMEWPYTRKAIDAAVALEPHALDAYELVLPHNADLPGWNALCRAMRVPAERLYAENIFARGHACCSDFPINLADVGLDAVAHGKRVLGVMQSNCGAYAAATLHPVGRHDA
- a CDS encoding outer membrane lipoprotein-sorting protein, translated to MIRIRVTYAAFAALVACAPAAHAADAPPAQTMLARADAYRSTAADTQTNIEITNLAGGQSGDATRYLVYTRGNGDTLALTRSGENDGQKYLATTRGHWFYVPNTRSAVRINGMQRLQGEVVISDITRTHWADSYRATAAPGTTAIAGKPATELDLTATDPDNVYPTIKLWVTPDSDVPVRAQFFLASGLLFRSADFSTPVEANGRKVIRKITYRNEIEKQRASVVDILDGQPRKIPSGWFNPDTLADGQ
- a CDS encoding ferritin-like domain-containing protein, whose product is MTQTLTVMQDTADIRWSMPVDALMSNDYALREEALNRLYEKAKASQWDVATDVDWSHDLDPANPLGMPDPTLLIYGTELWGKLSDTDKREVRHHAQGWLLSQILHGEQAALICASKLASAESGLSARLCAAAQMMDEARHVEAYAKLVNEKLDVSYPMSRSLKGLLHDTITSSSLDMTNLGMQVLVEGIALSIFQSVVAYSTDPFIKDLFMRIQRDESRHFAVGRITLCRVYAEMSSHELREREQFVCEGAAVLYEHLCADDIWEPMGLSKRECSAMVRESPVSSSIRRSIFRRLVPTIREMGLLTPTVQATFEKLDVLDYAAMPLN